From Desulfonauticus submarinus, the proteins below share one genomic window:
- a CDS encoding amino acid ABC transporter ATP-binding protein: MIEVRNLNKFFYVPHKLHALKNISCKVKQGEVVVIIGPSGSGKSTFLRCLNRLEFPESGEIIIDGKNVLQAKKEINQIRAEVGMVFQNFNLFPHMNVLENITMAQMVVRKRKRKEAEDKAFMLLKKVGLQDKARAFPSQLSGGQQQRVAIARSLAMDPKVMLFDEPTSALDPEMIGEVLDVMKSLAQEGMTMVVVTHEMGFAKEVADRVIFMDEGQIIEEGIPSELFLNPKEERTKLFLGQILSGK; this comes from the coding sequence ATGATAGAAGTAAGAAATTTAAATAAATTTTTTTATGTACCTCATAAATTACATGCCTTAAAGAATATTTCTTGTAAAGTTAAACAAGGCGAAGTGGTAGTTATTATTGGTCCTTCTGGTTCTGGTAAAAGTACTTTTTTGCGTTGTTTAAATCGGCTTGAATTCCCAGAAAGTGGAGAAATTATCATTGATGGTAAAAATGTTTTGCAAGCTAAAAAAGAAATTAATCAAATTCGGGCAGAGGTGGGAATGGTTTTTCAAAATTTCAATTTGTTCCCTCACATGAATGTTTTAGAAAATATTACAATGGCCCAGATGGTTGTTAGGAAAAGAAAAAGAAAAGAAGCAGAGGATAAAGCATTTATGCTTTTAAAAAAAGTAGGTTTGCAAGATAAGGCAAGAGCATTTCCTTCTCAGCTTTCTGGTGGGCAACAGCAAAGAGTAGCTATTGCAAGGTCTTTAGCCATGGATCCAAAAGTGATGCTTTTTGATGAACCAACGTCAGCCCTTGACCCAGAGATGATAGGAGAGGTTTTAGATGTTATGAAAAGCTTGGCTCAAGAAGGTATGACAATGGTTGTTGTAACTCATGAAATGGGTTTTGCTAAAGAGGTGGCAGATAGAGTTATTTTTATGGATGAAGGACAAATTATAGAAGAAGGAATTCCTTCTGAATTATTTTTGAATCCTAAAGAAGAAAGAACCAAATTGTTTTTAGGGCAAATTTTAAGTGGAAAATAA
- a CDS encoding amino acid ABC transporter permease: MYFSGGMERPLSRGYKLFWQSVFVFVIFLVSYLVYFASQSVEYTWRWYRIPQYFYYKAKINITSPIEGEIIKIEETKDAIKVCIKGEEKQVVTFPKGNILLDEGDYVYPGDKIGWYEKGKPGLFLIGLFITLKVSCLAIVLGIIIGLITGLARISKNPACRYFAITYIEIIRGSPLLVQIFLWYFVVGTLVNAILAKHGFEPISPLWYGVISLAIFAGAYIAEIVRAGIQSVSKGQMEAARSLGLSYSQAMRKVILPQAFRRILPPLAGQFISLIKDSSLLGVISIRELTKATREIVTTSLQPFEMWIVCALLYLVLTFTLSMFVQYLERKAII, translated from the coding sequence ATGTATTTTTCAGGTGGAATGGAAAGACCTCTTAGCCGTGGATATAAGTTATTCTGGCAATCAGTTTTTGTCTTTGTGATTTTTTTGGTTTCATATCTTGTGTATTTTGCTTCTCAGTCTGTAGAATATACATGGCGGTGGTATAGAATTCCACAATATTTTTACTATAAGGCAAAAATCAATATAACATCTCCTATAGAAGGTGAAATAATTAAGATAGAAGAAACCAAAGATGCAATAAAAGTTTGCATTAAAGGAGAAGAAAAACAGGTTGTAACATTTCCAAAAGGCAATATTCTTCTTGATGAAGGAGATTATGTATATCCAGGAGATAAAATAGGCTGGTATGAAAAAGGCAAACCAGGACTTTTTTTAATAGGCCTTTTTATAACTTTAAAAGTTAGTTGTTTGGCAATTGTTTTAGGCATTATAATTGGTTTAATTACTGGATTAGCCCGGATTTCTAAAAATCCTGCTTGTAGGTATTTTGCTATTACCTATATTGAAATTATTAGAGGCTCTCCTCTTTTAGTGCAAATATTTTTGTGGTATTTTGTAGTGGGAACGTTAGTAAATGCTATTTTAGCAAAACATGGTTTTGAGCCTATCTCTCCACTCTGGTATGGAGTTATTTCATTAGCTATTTTTGCAGGAGCATATATTGCAGAAATTGTACGAGCAGGTATACAATCTGTTTCTAAAGGCCAAATGGAAGCAGCTAGATCTTTAGGACTGTCTTATAGTCAAGCTATGAGAAAAGTTATATTGCCTCAAGCATTTAGACGAATTTTACCTCCTCTTGCAGGACAGTTTATTAGTTTAATAAAAGACTCTTCTTTATTAGGTGTTATATCTATTAGAGAACTTACAAAAGCGACTAGAGAAATTGTAACAACAAGTCTTCAGCCTTTTGAAATGTGGATAGTGTGTGCTCTTTTATATTTAGTTTTAACCTTTACCTTGTCAATGTTTGTTCAGTATTTAGAAAGAAAGGCGATTATTTAG
- a CDS encoding transporter substrate-binding domain-containing protein gives MRKVLFFLLAMCLMAGTVFGADAELAKKSTLEEILKRGELRVGFDAGYMPFEMTDKNGRYVGFDIDLAKEMAKAMGVKFVPVNTDFDGIIPALMTGKFDIIISGMTVTQQRNLQINFSDPYIVVGQSILLNKKLAGKIKSYKDLNNPKYTVVSRIGTTGEMAVKRYIPKAKYKSFDKEADGALEVLNGRADAFVYDFPFNVVFVAQHGEGKVVHLDKPFTYEPLAFGIRKGDPDFLNWLNNFLRQIKHDGRYERIYNKWMKGTDWFKKISE, from the coding sequence ATGAGAAAAGTTTTGTTTTTTTTATTGGCAATGTGTTTAATGGCTGGAACTGTTTTTGGAGCAGATGCTGAACTGGCTAAAAAATCTACATTAGAAGAGATTTTAAAAAGAGGAGAATTAAGAGTAGGATTTGACGCAGGATATATGCCTTTTGAAATGACAGATAAAAATGGAAGATATGTTGGTTTTGATATTGATTTGGCTAAAGAGATGGCCAAAGCAATGGGAGTGAAATTTGTTCCTGTAAATACAGATTTTGATGGGATTATTCCTGCTCTTATGACAGGAAAATTTGATATTATTATAAGTGGTATGACTGTTACTCAACAAAGAAATCTTCAGATTAACTTTTCTGATCCTTATATTGTAGTAGGTCAAAGTATTTTGTTAAATAAAAAATTGGCTGGAAAAATAAAATCTTATAAAGATTTAAATAACCCAAAATATACTGTTGTGTCTCGTATTGGCACTACTGGTGAAATGGCAGTAAAAAGATATATTCCAAAGGCAAAGTATAAATCTTTTGATAAAGAGGCAGACGGTGCATTAGAAGTTTTAAATGGTAGAGCAGATGCTTTTGTATATGACTTCCCTTTTAATGTTGTTTTTGTGGCTCAACATGGAGAAGGAAAGGTGGTTCATTTAGATAAACCCTTTACTTATGAGCCTTTAGCTTTTGGAATAAGAAAAGGAGATCCAGACTTTTTAAATTGGTTAAATAATTTTTTACGCCAAATCAAACATGATGGAAGATATGAACGTATTTATAATAAATGGATGAAAGGCACTGATTGGTTTAAAAAGATTTCTGAATAA
- a CDS encoding BMP family ABC transporter substrate-binding protein, protein MNKILKFFLICCLCLTASVSFGAKKNLKLGFIYVSPIGDAGWSYAHDQARQKLEQMPGVSTAYVEAVPEGSDAERVILNMARKGYDIIFGTSFGYMDSMYKIASKYPHIVFMHCSGFKTRPNMGTYFGRMYQARFLTGMVAGAMTKTNILGYVAAFPIPEVIRGINAFTLGARYVNPKVQVRVVWVKSWYDPATEKEAAKSLLSVGADVLTQHQDSPATQEAAQEAGVYSIGYNSDMTKFAPKSHLTAAVWNWFPIYKEIVDEVQGGKFKSKEIWYGLEKGVVDLAPFGSMVPKKIIKDVEKVKKQIIAGKFKIFKGPIADQTGKIRIPAGQVASDKELLGMDWFVQGVVGSTK, encoded by the coding sequence ATGAACAAGATTTTAAAATTTTTTTTAATTTGTTGTTTGTGTTTAACTGCTTCTGTAAGTTTTGGTGCTAAAAAAAATTTAAAGTTAGGTTTTATATATGTGTCACCTATTGGTGATGCAGGGTGGTCTTATGCCCATGATCAAGCACGCCAAAAATTAGAACAAATGCCAGGGGTTTCTACTGCTTATGTAGAAGCTGTGCCAGAAGGAAGTGATGCTGAACGAGTAATTTTAAATATGGCGCGTAAAGGATATGATATTATTTTTGGAACAAGCTTTGGTTATATGGACTCTATGTATAAAATTGCTTCTAAATATCCTCATATCGTATTTATGCACTGTTCTGGATTTAAAACTAGGCCTAATATGGGGACATACTTTGGTCGTATGTATCAAGCTCGTTTTCTTACAGGAATGGTAGCAGGAGCTATGACCAAAACCAATATCTTAGGATATGTGGCAGCATTTCCTATTCCAGAAGTAATTAGAGGGATTAATGCTTTTACGTTGGGTGCTAGATATGTAAATCCTAAAGTTCAGGTAAGAGTAGTCTGGGTAAAAAGCTGGTATGATCCTGCTACAGAAAAAGAGGCTGCTAAAAGTTTACTTAGTGTAGGGGCAGATGTTTTAACTCAACATCAAGATTCCCCTGCAACCCAGGAAGCTGCTCAAGAAGCAGGCGTATATTCTATTGGGTATAATTCAGATATGACAAAATTTGCGCCAAAGTCTCATCTTACAGCTGCTGTATGGAATTGGTTTCCTATTTACAAAGAAATTGTAGATGAAGTCCAAGGTGGAAAATTTAAAAGTAAAGAGATTTGGTATGGTTTAGAAAAAGGAGTAGTAGATTTAGCTCCTTTTGGTTCTATGGTACCTAAAAAAATAATAAAAGATGTAGAAAAGGTGAAGAAACAGATTATTGCAGGAAAATTTAAGATTTTTAAAGGCCCAATTGCAGACCAAACAGGTAAGATAAGAATTCCAGCAGGACAAGTTGCTTCTGATAAAGAGCTTTTAGGCATGGACTGGTTTGTCCAGGGAGTTGTTGGTAGTACAAAATGA
- the acs gene encoding acetate--CoA ligase gives MDSKGALDALLKEERVFRPLPQLVIEANVNPQEYEEAMKKAEDNYLEYWEDAAKELSWFKKWDKVLDDSEAPFYKWFVGAKCNIVYNALDRHIETVNKNKLALIWEGEPGDTRKLTYYELYRAVNRLANGLKALGIKKGDRVVLYMPPLPETAIALLAVAKIGAVHSMVFAGFSAKALRDRIQDAKAKLVITADGFYRNGRVINLKSVVDDALTQSCDCVETVIVVHRANVDVEMVDARDIWYEDLVRQESPECATEVMDSEDMLFLLYSSGTTGKPKGIVHTHGGYMVGVHRSLTWVFDIKPTDIFWCTADVGWITGHSYVVYGPLMAGTTTVMYEGHPLYPQADRLWDMIERYGITIFYTAPTLIRMLMRFGSQYPKRHDLSTLRLLGSVGEPINPEAWVWFYKNVGNEVCPIMDTWWQTETGSFMISPLPITLLKPGSATKPLPGIFADVVDEEGNSLPPGKGGLLIIKKPWPSMLRTLYNDPERYKKTYWEKFPGWYLAGDVARKDEDGYFWIQGRSDDVLNIAGHRVGTAELESALVSHKAVAEAAVIGVPDPIKGEVAKAFIILSAEYEVEDTDELIKELKSHVRRELGPVAVIKGIEIRDKLPKTRSGKIMRRVLRAQELGEDVGDTSTLED, from the coding sequence ATGGATAGCAAGGGTGCTCTAGATGCCTTACTAAAAGAAGAAAGAGTGTTTAGACCATTACCTCAGTTGGTAATTGAGGCAAATGTTAATCCTCAAGAATATGAAGAAGCAATGAAAAAGGCTGAGGATAATTATTTAGAATACTGGGAAGACGCTGCTAAGGAATTAAGTTGGTTTAAAAAATGGGACAAGGTATTAGATGATTCTGAAGCTCCTTTTTATAAATGGTTTGTAGGAGCAAAGTGTAATATTGTTTATAATGCTCTGGATCGACACATAGAAACTGTTAATAAAAATAAATTGGCTCTTATTTGGGAGGGAGAACCAGGAGACACGCGTAAACTTACGTATTATGAACTTTATAGAGCTGTAAATAGGTTAGCCAATGGTCTTAAGGCATTAGGCATTAAAAAAGGTGATAGAGTAGTATTATACATGCCTCCTTTGCCTGAAACAGCTATTGCTCTACTTGCTGTAGCTAAAATTGGGGCAGTACATAGTATGGTGTTCGCTGGGTTTTCTGCGAAGGCGTTAAGAGATAGGATCCAAGATGCAAAGGCAAAATTAGTTATTACTGCTGATGGTTTTTATCGTAATGGTCGAGTGATAAATTTAAAGTCTGTTGTAGATGACGCTTTAACTCAGAGTTGTGATTGTGTAGAGACTGTGATTGTGGTTCATAGAGCAAATGTAGATGTAGAAATGGTTGATGCAAGAGATATTTGGTATGAAGACTTAGTAAGGCAAGAAAGCCCTGAGTGTGCAACAGAAGTTATGGATTCTGAAGATATGCTTTTTTTGTTGTATAGCTCTGGGACTACAGGAAAACCAAAAGGTATAGTGCATACTCACGGTGGATATATGGTAGGAGTCCATCGGTCTTTAACTTGGGTTTTTGATATAAAACCAACAGATATTTTTTGGTGTACTGCGGATGTAGGCTGGATTACTGGACATAGTTATGTGGTATATGGTCCGCTTATGGCTGGAACAACTACGGTTATGTATGAGGGACATCCACTATATCCTCAAGCAGATAGATTGTGGGATATGATTGAACGTTATGGTATCACTATTTTTTATACTGCACCAACTTTAATTAGAATGTTGATGCGGTTTGGCTCTCAATATCCAAAAAGGCATGATTTATCTACACTTCGGCTCCTTGGGTCAGTAGGTGAACCTATAAATCCAGAAGCTTGGGTGTGGTTTTATAAAAACGTAGGAAATGAAGTATGTCCTATTATGGATACGTGGTGGCAGACAGAAACTGGTTCTTTTATGATTAGTCCCCTTCCGATTACCTTATTAAAACCTGGGTCTGCGACTAAGCCTTTGCCTGGTATTTTTGCAGATGTAGTGGATGAAGAAGGTAATTCTTTGCCACCAGGAAAAGGGGGATTATTGATTATAAAAAAACCTTGGCCTTCTATGTTAAGGACTCTTTATAATGATCCTGAGAGATATAAAAAGACATATTGGGAAAAATTTCCTGGATGGTATTTAGCAGGAGATGTTGCTAGAAAAGATGAGGATGGTTATTTTTGGATTCAAGGACGTTCTGATGATGTTTTAAATATTGCGGGTCATAGGGTTGGTACTGCCGAATTAGAAAGTGCTCTTGTTTCTCATAAGGCAGTAGCTGAAGCAGCAGTAATTGGTGTTCCTGATCCAATTAAAGGTGAAGTAGCCAAAGCATTTATTATTCTTAGTGCTGAATATGAAGTAGAAGATACTGATGAGTTGATCAAAGAATTGAAATCTCATGTGCGGAGAGAACTTGGGCCTGTGGCTGTGATAAAAGGAATTGAGATACGAGATAAGTTACCTAAGACTAGAAGTGGAAAGATTATGAGAAGAGTTTTAAGAGCGCAAGAACTTGGAGAAGATGTGGGCGATACTTCCACTTTGGAAGATTAG
- a CDS encoding LytR/AlgR family response regulator transcription factor, which yields MAEIKILLVIPEQEISQGIRDFLAKEKRVKILGEAKTAFEALALLENIPYDLFFVSVDLPGGVDGFELAQILNQRKQRPKIVFVAREEHFAFKAFEVGAIDYLLWPFLQERLIRSIERVIQLNFSSEHVVKMDKQEDNDDTVHLDLKDEEEALILAALKEAWKFKDRKVKDIEKLPINQDGKLILVPYHKIVFVEAYEDYSYVHTTSERYLTSYRLKHLEKKLSPYNFFRIHRKYLVNLELVTEIASLPGSNFMLRTTGKKKIELPISRRRIGELKEILGL from the coding sequence ATGGCTGAAATAAAGATATTGTTAGTTATACCAGAGCAAGAAATATCTCAAGGTATAAGAGATTTTCTTGCAAAAGAAAAAAGAGTTAAAATTTTAGGAGAGGCAAAGACAGCTTTTGAAGCCTTAGCATTACTAGAGAATATTCCCTATGACCTTTTTTTTGTAAGTGTTGATTTGCCTGGAGGAGTTGATGGATTTGAACTGGCTCAGATTTTAAATCAGCGCAAGCAAAGGCCGAAGATAGTGTTTGTAGCTAGGGAAGAGCATTTTGCTTTTAAGGCTTTTGAAGTTGGAGCTATAGACTATCTTCTTTGGCCTTTTTTGCAAGAGAGGCTTATAAGAAGTATTGAAAGAGTGATTCAACTAAATTTTTCTTCAGAACATGTAGTTAAAATGGATAAACAAGAAGATAATGATGATACTGTTCATTTAGATTTAAAGGATGAAGAAGAAGCTTTGATTTTAGCAGCATTAAAAGAGGCTTGGAAGTTTAAGGATAGAAAAGTCAAGGATATAGAAAAATTACCTATAAATCAGGATGGAAAATTAATTTTAGTCCCATATCATAAAATAGTATTTGTAGAGGCATATGAAGACTATAGTTATGTTCATACTACTTCAGAACGCTATTTAACTTCTTATAGATTAAAGCATTTAGAGAAAAAGTTAAGCCCATACAATTTTTTTAGAATTCATAGGAAATATTTAGTGAATTTAGAGTTGGTTACCGAGATTGCTTCATTACCTGGAAGTAACTTTATGCTTAGGACCACAGGTAAGAAAAAGATAGAGCTACCTATTAGTAGAAGGAGAATAGGAGAATTAAAAGAGATATTGGGTCTTTAA
- a CDS encoding aldehyde ferredoxin oxidoreductase family protein yields the protein MAKLLRINTKTNEFKFEDLNEEMSLLGGRALTSKIIRKEVPATCHPLGPSNKLVVATGILSGTPLANSGRISVGGKSPLTGGIKEANSGGTFSQKMAKLGIRGIVLEDKPEKKDSPKIIYLNKDGVQIENMPELANLGTYETCEKLFAKYGKKVGILVIGPAGENLRLAASIQFTDPKGRPARAAGRGGLGAVMGSKGIKAIVVDDTDAPGIKLKDPEAFKEAAKRWAEILRGHAVTGQGLPSFGTAILINIINEAGALPTKNFRSGRFEKAAEVSGEKMAELIQKRGGVVKEGCHPGCIIQCSQAYVDENGEYITSGFEYETIWAMGPNTLIDNLDDLAQLDRLCDDLGLDTIETGNTIAVAMEGGVIPWGDGKAAQELLKRVYDPKDYLGRIIANGAAFTGEALGVDRVPVVKRQALPAYDPRAVKGVGVTYATTPMGADHTAGYAVCQNILKVGGDIDPLKKEGNIEVSKNLQIATAAIDSTGFCLFVAFAVLDTDDALETMAKLLSARTGKNISVDDIVNLGISVLKDEYAFNKEAGFTKSKDQLPEFFSKEPLPPHNTIWDFTIDELQAAKVE from the coding sequence ATGGCCAAGCTACTTAGAATTAACACCAAAACAAATGAGTTTAAGTTTGAAGATTTAAACGAAGAAATGAGCCTACTGGGGGGAAGGGCTCTTACTTCTAAAATTATCCGAAAAGAAGTACCTGCCACATGTCATCCTTTAGGACCAAGCAACAAACTGGTGGTTGCCACAGGTATTTTAAGTGGAACACCTTTAGCAAACTCAGGCAGAATATCTGTAGGAGGTAAGTCTCCTTTAACAGGCGGCATTAAAGAAGCAAATTCTGGCGGCACGTTTTCTCAAAAAATGGCAAAACTTGGAATTAGAGGCATTGTATTAGAAGACAAGCCCGAAAAAAAAGATTCTCCAAAAATCATCTATTTAAACAAAGATGGGGTACAGATTGAAAATATGCCAGAACTTGCCAATTTAGGCACTTATGAAACATGCGAGAAACTCTTTGCTAAGTATGGCAAGAAGGTTGGTATTTTGGTTATAGGACCTGCTGGTGAAAACTTAAGATTGGCTGCTTCTATTCAGTTTACAGATCCTAAAGGTCGTCCAGCAAGAGCTGCAGGCAGGGGAGGACTTGGGGCAGTTATGGGTTCTAAGGGCATAAAAGCTATAGTAGTAGACGATACGGACGCACCAGGTATAAAATTAAAAGACCCAGAAGCATTTAAAGAAGCTGCCAAACGTTGGGCAGAAATACTTAGAGGCCATGCTGTCACAGGTCAAGGTCTTCCATCCTTTGGAACTGCGATTCTTATCAATATTATTAACGAAGCAGGAGCTCTTCCTACCAAAAACTTTAGATCTGGCCGTTTTGAAAAAGCAGCTGAGGTTAGCGGTGAAAAAATGGCTGAACTTATTCAAAAACGAGGAGGAGTAGTTAAAGAAGGTTGTCATCCAGGTTGTATTATTCAATGCTCTCAAGCATACGTAGATGAAAATGGAGAATATATCACATCTGGCTTTGAATATGAAACCATTTGGGCAATGGGCCCCAATACTCTTATTGACAATTTAGACGACCTTGCCCAATTAGATAGGCTATGCGACGATCTAGGTCTAGATACTATTGAAACAGGAAACACTATTGCTGTTGCAATGGAAGGAGGAGTAATACCTTGGGGAGATGGTAAGGCTGCGCAAGAATTATTAAAACGAGTATATGACCCAAAAGACTATCTTGGCAGAATTATTGCTAATGGAGCAGCATTTACAGGAGAAGCTCTCGGTGTAGACAGAGTGCCTGTAGTAAAAAGGCAAGCCCTGCCTGCTTATGACCCCAGAGCGGTGAAGGGCGTAGGAGTCACTTATGCCACCACTCCGATGGGAGCAGATCATACTGCAGGATATGCAGTGTGTCAGAACATATTGAAAGTAGGTGGAGATATTGATCCACTAAAAAAAGAAGGGAATATAGAGGTATCTAAGAATCTACAAATTGCTACAGCTGCTATTGATTCAACAGGTTTTTGCCTTTTTGTAGCTTTTGCTGTTTTAGATACAGACGATGCTTTAGAAACAATGGCTAAACTTTTAAGTGCTAGAACTGGTAAAAATATATCAGTAGATGATATTGTAAATTTGGGTATAAGTGTTTTAAAGGACGAATATGCTTTTAATAAAGAGGCAGGATTTACCAAATCTAAGGATCAACTACCAGAATTCTTTAGCAAAGAGCCTTTACCCCCACATAATACTATTTGGGATTTTACTATAGACGAACTACAGGCAGCTAAGGTAGAATAA
- a CDS encoding MoaD/ThiS family protein → MLKIKCFATLNEYSPPQGKLTYQPNMTVKDVIHTLKIPREEVKVVFVNGKHASLQTKLKDGDRIGIFPAVGGG, encoded by the coding sequence ATGTTAAAAATTAAATGCTTTGCAACATTAAATGAATACTCCCCTCCCCAAGGGAAACTCACCTATCAACCAAATATGACTGTAAAAGACGTCATACATACTTTAAAAATACCTCGTGAAGAGGTAAAAGTTGTTTTTGTAAATGGCAAACATGCATCACTTCAAACAAAATTAAAAGATGGCGATAGAATAGGAATATTCCCAGCAGTTGGGGGAGGATAA
- a CDS encoding HesA/MoeB/ThiF family protein produces MDKSYSFQEILNFKDPNKKINSLLSQNIFPLIWTRNFKAISAAQQKKLFQSTVFVIGCGGLGGYVIELLARIGIGQLIFADGDKFEESNLNRQLGATLDNLGENKALEMEKRIKQIAPFCQTTALDFFLNKNNIIPYLERSNILIDCVGGIEIKSQLISLAKKYKKPLVIGAIAGLEGFVSSILPSSKTPLSFFQGQTKKSAENILGSPPTTVSLIATLQTQETIYYLTAKKLTLVNKILYLSLKTGFAFYNFEL; encoded by the coding sequence TTGGATAAAAGTTACTCTTTTCAAGAAATCTTAAATTTCAAAGATCCCAATAAAAAAATTAATTCTTTACTAAGTCAAAATATTTTTCCCCTTATATGGACAAGAAATTTTAAAGCTATTTCTGCAGCTCAGCAGAAAAAATTATTCCAAAGTACTGTATTCGTTATAGGGTGTGGTGGACTAGGAGGATATGTAATAGAACTTCTTGCAAGAATAGGTATAGGACAATTAATTTTTGCTGATGGAGATAAGTTCGAAGAAAGCAATCTAAACCGACAGTTAGGGGCAACGTTAGATAATCTGGGGGAAAATAAAGCCCTTGAAATGGAAAAAAGAATAAAACAAATCGCCCCTTTTTGCCAAACAACAGCTTTAGACTTTTTCCTCAATAAAAATAATATCATACCATATTTGGAAAGAAGCAATATACTTATAGACTGTGTAGGAGGAATAGAAATAAAGTCACAACTTATTAGTCTTGCTAAAAAATATAAAAAACCTCTTGTTATAGGAGCCATCGCAGGCTTAGAAGGTTTTGTGAGCAGCATTTTGCCCAGCTCAAAAACCCCCTTATCTTTTTTTCAAGGACAGACAAAAAAAAGTGCGGAAAATATTTTAGGTTCTCCTCCTACCACTGTAAGCCTAATCGCTACTCTCCAAACCCAAGAAACAATCTATTATCTTACTGCAAAAAAATTGACTCTTGTAAATAAAATTCTCTATCTCTCGCTAAAAACAGGCTTCGCGTTTTATAATTTTGAACTTTAA
- a CDS encoding XTP/dITP diphosphatase, with protein sequence MKIVLATTNKGKIQEIKKLLQDYDLTLLSLKDFKLGPIPETGKTFKENALLKARTVSEKTGEIALADDSGLVVPYLNGEPGVYSARYSGDNATDAQNNAKLLKKLKNTSLKDRQAFFICVIALWTPGGKHFCVEGKWEGFIATHPKGEHGFGYDPIFVDKQTGLHAAQLSLEQKNKISHRAKALQAFLKKWPEFLKNLKES encoded by the coding sequence ATGAAAATTGTACTTGCCACTACCAATAAAGGAAAAATTCAAGAAATAAAAAAACTTCTGCAGGACTATGACTTAACCTTACTCAGCTTAAAAGACTTTAAACTTGGCCCAATCCCTGAGACAGGCAAAACATTTAAAGAAAATGCGCTATTAAAAGCCCGCACTGTAAGCGAAAAAACAGGAGAAATAGCATTAGCTGATGATTCTGGACTAGTAGTACCTTATCTTAATGGAGAACCAGGAGTGTATTCTGCGAGATATAGTGGAGATAATGCCACAGACGCCCAAAATAACGCTAAGTTGCTAAAAAAACTTAAAAATACTTCTTTAAAAGATAGACAAGCTTTTTTTATCTGTGTAATCGCACTTTGGACACCTGGAGGAAAGCACTTTTGTGTAGAAGGAAAGTGGGAAGGTTTTATTGCCACTCATCCTAAAGGAGAGCACGGATTTGGGTATGATCCAATATTTGTAGATAAGCAAACAGGTTTGCACGCTGCTCAACTCTCTTTAGAACAAAAAAATAAAATTAGTCATAGAGCAAAAGCCCTTCAAGCTTTTTTAAAAAAATGGCCAGAATTTTTAAAAAATTTAAAGGAGTCCTAA